GGAACCAATTTCTTACCCCTTATTGGGAATCAAAGAATTcacaagaattcaattcaatttttttctattaattttgtcGTTTGGAATGGAAGAATTCATTTCTCTTTAActtatataattttcatttacaAAAGAAATGAACCCATGCATGATTTTACAAGAActcatttgaattcttttcttgcaaaatgaaTCAAACGgagggttaatgttgatgtaATATTGATCACGTTAAAATATGTATACAGTTGAAGAAACTAATAAAGAAAACATTACCTTATGAATGTACAGCTAGAGTTCAAACAGAAAAGTTTGTATAGTGGGAGTTTTTTTTATCTTCttgctcttttttctttttttgggttGTGGTGGGGGGAAGAGTGGGTGAGGATTTGGGTTTGGGGTGGTGGTAGTTTGTGATCATGACCCCTAATCACATAAACTAACACATAAATTCAGAAATCACAATATGATTTCCAAAAATGAATAATAGAATGATACATGGCTGTCTGGTCATTGCAAAGTGTGAGAATGCAATTTACAAAAGAAAAGTAGACAGCTTACTATTTCCAGACAGGAGGTAGCTTCTTTGTTTTCTTGTAGTATCGAGCAAGCCTATGAATCCTGCTCTCAACAAGGATCAATCGAAACTTGGAATCCTTATCCTTCCTGTTCCTCTCCAAATGCTTCCTAATTGCAACAGCCTTCTTGATGAGATGGTACAAATCCTCAGGAATTTCAGGGGCAAGACCTAAAATGATAAAGCAAAATTGTAGCCCCAACCTTTGttgcaaattaaaaaaatatatatatatatatatatatatataacaataactaaaaattaaaaaaaatctgatTAATATTAGTTCAGAATCTGCAAACAGCTGCACATTGAATTCAGTTTATCTAATGTTCCGAACATAATAACATGAACATAAATCAGTTTATTTTTAACAAGAGTAAATGGTGTTCCCTATAAGCAATTTAGTTTTTCCTTCTACGCAATAAAACACTCTATGGTGAACAATTTAACAAGGCAGACTAGGAACAGGAAAATGTTTTATGGGACAATATTTCCATGAAACAAACAAATCAAAAGCACCCTTTGAACTAATTACATTTGCTATATTTCTATTTACTATGATCACCAGAATATTCTCTTACAGAATGAACTAGTAATTTAATCCTCAAACAATCTTACCATGAGCCTTGAGGATGCGCAAAATCTTGCTTCCAGTAACACTCCTGACCTGAGCAATACCATGAGAATCACGGAGAATGACACCAATCTGTGAAGGAGTAAGCCCCTTTTTTGCAAATTTGCAAATGTTCTCCTCAACCTGAAAACAATTTGCATTATTCCTTCTTCACAATAACGCCTGAAATTCTAAAATATCTTAATATAAGCATACATTGCACTCCAACATATGAAAACCTCCTCCAAAATGAGCTTAAACAAAACAGTGGCATGCCTGAACAGAGtaatattttgattatttcgaaGCTACAGGCAAGTAAATTAAATGTGCTGAACACACCATTTGATTTATAGCATTTTAAGTCATTACTAAGAAAGGAATTGATTTAACAAAATTGAGAGAAATGGAAAGCTCAAAACTTATTGGACTCACATCCTGAGGAGAGATCTTGAGCCAACTGGGTGGAGTTCTCTTGTAAGGCAGAGCTGAAGCAGAAATACCCTTACTGCAAACAAGCAATGCACAAATTAAAAAATGCGACATAAAAACATTGAacggaaaagaaaaagatagaGAGAAGAGATACCCGCGACTGTGCATACGACCCATGGTTGGCGAAGACGAAGGTACAGCAGTCTCTTCTCTGGCCTAGTTTCCTCTCAACGAGCCGCAAACCCTAGAAAATCCTGCCGAAAGCTTTTCTATTAATAGGCATGTCAAATACCGAAATGGCCCTGGTCACAGCATGGATTGCAATTTTAGGGCTAAGCCTAGGCTCCTTGGTGGCCCGTATTTGTGTGGTTTTCTTTAGTATCCATTCAAGCACCCAAGCCCAGCTTCTGTCTTAGTCTATGGTCCAAGAGGTCAAGTCCAAGCCCACCATGTGCTCGACCAATTGTTTTACCCAGTAAGCAACGGGGAAACAAACATCGAAGTAATAATAGCAGTGGGGGCATGTTAACCGCGGTTCACTTAACTTTCAACCCCAGAAGCCGAAAGTGATAAAGTTCCTTTCTTCCTTGCTGGGGACTGTGGTTTGTCCTCGTTTCTCCATTTATTAGCCAGCCGGCTAACTACTTGGACCCCTTTCATAAAGGAAAAGCCAAGATGCTCCATGATATTTCAATGTTAAATTATAAGAGAACCTGCTTTTGGGGCCGTCCATGAGCATGCATTAGCTCATTTCACTATTGTAGGAGGCTGCCTATTGCCTATGCTCCAAGCTTAATCTCATTTTTCAAAATTCTCAATTCACCAATCGTATATTTCTTATGATACAAATAAACCTAAAGAaatataatcaaataaaatttgtaGTGAAGTAATAAACTAACACttataatttattactaaatcCACTTCATTCTATAATTGAGTTAAAAATTTCTTATTGGACTTAAATGGTGGAATCAATAAAATCCGTCCATTCTCCAGTCATTTGGATTGCATTTACAAACTAGCATTTATGGCAGTATGAGTTGTAACATTTATTTCCATTATCTTATTGGTAGGGATCACACAGTTAAATTCACTATAAAGAATTAATTATGAAACCAACTTTAATTCAATAACAAGATATCTGCATGACCTTCTCCAAGATGCTCATTGCTTGTCTGATGCAAAATGGCCCAAATGCTTTTCAAAAGGTTGTTGTTCTGAGAATACATGCAAGAGGACTATAAGAAGTGGGGTAAGCACTAGGCATAACAATGGCTTTTAATTAGTCCAATAGAAAGAATCATAGCTATGAGTGGCAAAAGACATTGGAAGCTAATGATTATGCTAATGAAGGCAATTGAATAGAAACATCTAAAATGGAAAATTTCCATGGAATTAATACGCTTTGATTTTACAATTAATATGGTAAGTTAAGCCACTTGTCTTTTTTTCCCCTGCCCATTAGCAACATAGtgcaataattgaaattttgttAACCTTTGTGAGAAGTGGGGCATGTCCTCCTGCTCAATTTACCCAGTTGCGTGCGTGGCTGGGCCGTCATGGGCATCAATCACAACTTTATGCTCCTCAGCCCCCAGCTGAGTTGCTTTTTGCCATCTTTTTTTAGCCACCTCCCAAGATAATTGTTCCCTTCTTTACGACGTTGACACTATCCATCCTTAAAGTAACTCAAACTCTTCATTATTCAGCGATATTATCCACGTACCAATAGGCCCAAAATGacaaattaaaaggaaaaattccAAGAGAGATCAGAtgcctaaaattttatatatatatgtatcacTGCAAAGTTTCCTCCAAGTGACACTGATTCTATAACCCTTCTCATATTTGAGCTGCAATAACTCAAAAGATGATATTAAGAAAGCAGGAAAATTTTACTGCTGCTGGTTGAGTAGTAAAAATGGTGAAGTTTCTTCAAAAGGAGAGATGAGAACAGCTGCAATTCTTAACTTTTTAACTTCAAGTTACTGTTACTGTtactgttttttctttgaatggGACAATTAAGAAGTTCCTCTATTATtatcttttctttaattaatatgGGTGGAAGAATGGTcttccattaaaaatataattatgattatAACCCAACATCAAGATGATGCACATCAGTGTGCTTAAAGTAAATATATATGTAAGTTGTGGAATTTTCTAAACGAGAGGGATGTTTCTTTgtctaaaaaattataatttacaaaGCAAGTGGCCGGGCCAATCAGCATACAGTGCTGTTGGTGTAACAGGGCTATGGACATGCACATGCCTAAAAAGCATCAAATTTGAATAATATCTGCTTTTTTATGGGTGAATGCGATGGTTTGATTAGATAATCAAACAAGGGCGTAAAATAATGGGTTTCCTGAACAATCGTGGACTACAACTAGGAAGATCGTGCAGCCTCAGATattccaatatatatatatatatttttttaaaaaaatgaaaactctGTATAACTGCGGAGAGGAAAGAGACAATTAGCTACTAGTAGCATTAAGCAAGCAGAAGAAAGATAAAATTGGGAGAGGTGGTCCAAAATTTCACCAGTGGAGGGGTGAAGTTGGGAAGAAAACTAGAAACAAGAGACAAATTAAGGGTAAAACAAGCAAAAGGATCGTCGCAAGGACAGTTGAATTGAAGTGCAGAGCAACTAACCCATTTGTAAGCTTCCGTTACTACCATAGATTCCGAACCAGCCTCTATATGTAGCCATGGAGTAGTTTCCAAAGCCAAAATAGTGCGTGGTCCACATGCTCACTGCCTCCAACTCCCAGCAGGCTTTTTTCGAATTCTGATGGTTCACATAATATAAAAAGCTGAATCAATTCCTTCACTAATCATTGTGGCGCTCTCATAGATTTAGTATGGCATTAAGTATATTTAACTGAACTATTTATTTCCTTgtctttgataaaaaaaaaaaattatggcactttctattttttattgtcAAATTATAAACTAATAATTTATCAGTTAGCAGTTTCTTAATATATCtattttatctttattattaaaaaaattataaaaagtctTTTATTTAGTTTTCTTATCATTTCCATTGtttagaattaataaatttgtaacatttaattcaattttttaatagttattatatttgATCGGTGGTCTTGTATTTATCTGAGCCGAGTTATGGCCCATGAAAGCATATTAGATCCATTGGAACGCCCCTAGACAAGTCTGCCCAGTAGTTTAGATCTAGGTCCCAGCATGCAC
This Manihot esculenta cultivar AM560-2 chromosome 6, M.esculenta_v8, whole genome shotgun sequence DNA region includes the following protein-coding sequences:
- the LOC110616588 gene encoding 40S ribosomal protein S13, which encodes MGRMHSRGKGISASALPYKRTPPSWLKISPQDVEENICKFAKKGLTPSQIGVILRDSHGIAQVRSVTGSKILRILKAHGLAPEIPEDLYHLIKKAVAIRKHLERNRKDKDSKFRLILVESRIHRLARYYKKTKKLPPVWKYESTTASTLVA